A genomic segment from Callithrix jacchus isolate 240 chromosome 8, calJac240_pri, whole genome shotgun sequence encodes:
- the CDAN1 gene encoding codanin-1 isoform X7, producing MFEDRNLRKTCGYSAGRSLLAGSTQLRSKQLQQSPTPTCPTPELGSPLLNWTGGLTDELADPARVSSRQRLELVALVYSSCIAENLVPNLFLELFFVFQLLTARRMVTAKDNDFELSPGALDSLESPLFQSIHDCVFFAVQVLECHFQVLSNLDKGTLKLLAENERLLCFSPALQGRLRAAYEGSVAKVSLVMPPSAQAVSFQPETDNRANFSSDRAFHTFKKQRDVFYEVLREWEDHHEEAGWDFEKGLGSRIRAMMGQLSAACSHSHFVRLFQKQLLQMCQSPGGAGGTVLGEAPDVLSMLGADKLGRLWRLQERLVTPQSSGGPCPPPTFPGCQGFFRDFILSASSFQFNQHLMDSLSLKIRELNGLTLPQHEPSDEDGESDVDWQGERRQFAVVLLSLRLLAKFLGFVAFLPYRGPEPPPTGELQDSILALRSQVPPVLDVRTLLQRGLQARRAVLTVPWLVEFLSFADHVVPLLDYYQGIFTLLLRLHRSLVLSQENERKMCFLNKLLLLAVLGWLFQIPTVPEDLFFLEEGPSDAFEMDIVAPEHGLDSMPVVDQQLLYTCCPYIGELRKLLALWVSGSSGRSGGFVRKITPTTTTTSSLGAQPPQTSQGLQAQLAQAFFHNQPPSLRRTVEFVAERIGSNCVKHIKATLVADLVRQVESLLQEQLVTQGEEGGDPAQLLEILYSRLCPHGAQALALGREFCQRKSPGAVRALLPEETPAAVLSSAENIAVGLATEKACAWLSANITALIRREVKAAVSRTLRAQGPEPAARGERRGCSRACEHHAPLPSHLISEIKDVLSLAVGPRDSDEGVSPEHLEQLVCQLGQTLQCRQFLCPPAEQHLAKCSVELASFLVADQIPILGPPAQHRLERGQARRLLHMLLSLWKEHFQGPVPLQLLLSPRNVGLLADTRPREWDLLLFLLRELVEKGLMGRMEIEACLGSLHQAQWPRDFAEELATLSNLLLAEPHLPEPQLRACELVQSNRGTVLAQS from the exons ATGTTTGAAGATAGGAATTTGAGAAAAACCTGTGGCTACTCAGCAGGACGAAGCCTTCTCGCAGGATCAACCCAACTCCG CTCTAAGCAGCTGCAGCAGTCACCTACCCCAACCTGTCCTACCCCAGAATTGGGGTCGCCCCTCCTCAACTGGACAGGAGGCCTCACAGATGAACTTGCGGACCCTGCCAGAGTGTCTTCCCGCCAGCGCCTGGAGCTGGTAGCCCTTGTTTACTCCTCGTGCATTGCGG AGAACCTCGTACCAAACCTCTTCTTGGAGCTTTTCTTCGTCTTTCAGCTCCTCACTGCCCGGAGGATGGTGACTGCCAAGGACAATGACTTTGAACTAAGTCCTGGTGCCCTAG ATTCCCTGGAAAGTCCGCTGTTCCAAAGCATCCATGATTGTGTCTTCTTTGCAGTGCAGGTTTTGGAGTGTCACTTTCA GGTTCTTTCCAATCTGGACAAAGGGACATTGAAGCTGCTGGCTGAGAATGAGCGGCTGTTGTGCTTCTCACCAGCTCTGCAAGGCCGCCTTCGAGCTGCCTATGAGGGCAGTGTTGCCAAG GTCTCTCTGGTGATGCCACCCTCTGCTCAGGCTGTCTCCTTTCAGCCAGAGACTGACAATCGTGCCAACTTCTCCAGTGACCGAGcctttcatacttttaaaaaacagag GGATGTGTTTTATGAGGTGCTGCGAGAGTGGGAAGATCACCATGAGGAGGCTGGCTGGGATTTTGAGAAGGGCTTGGGCAGCAGAATCAG AGCCATGATGggtcagctctctgcagcctgcaGTCACAGCCACTTTGTTCGACTTTTCCAAAAACAACTACTCCAG ATGTGTCAGAGCCCTGGCGGTGCTGGGGGCACTGTCTTGGGCGAGGCCCCAGATGTCTTGAGTATGCTGGGAGCTGACAAGCTGGGGCGGTTGTGGCGCCTACAGGAACGGCTTGTGACCCCTCAGAGCAGTGGGGGGCCCTGCCCACCCCCGACCTTCCCAGGCTGTCAAGGCTTCTTCAGGGACTTCATTCTTAGTGCCAGCAG CTTCCAGTTTAACCAGCATCTCATGGACAGTCTGAGCTTGAAGATCCGGGAGCTCAATGGCCTCACCCTGCCCCAGCATGAGCCCAGTGATGAAGATGGGGAGTCAGATGTAGACTGGCAG GGTGAACGGAGGCAATTTGCTGTGGTGCTTCTTAGCCTGAGGCTTTTGGCCAAATTCCTGGGCTTTGTAGCTTTCCTGCCATACCGGGGGCCTGAACCTCCCCCGACTGGTGAGCTTCAGGACTCCATTCTGGCCCTCAGGAGCCAG GTCCCTCCGGTCCTGGATGTACGGACTCTGCTGCAGCGAGGGCTGCAGGCCCGCCGGGCGGTGCTCACTGTGCCCTGGCTGGtggagttcctgtcctttgctgACCATGTTGTTCCCTTGCTGGACTATTATCAGGGCATCTTCACTCTCCTGCTGCGCCTGCACCG GAGCTTGGTGTTGTCGCAGGAGAATGAGAGGAAGATGTGTTTTCTGAACAAGCTGCTGCTGCTTGCTGTCCTGGGCTGGCTTTTCCAG ATTCCCACAGTCCCCGAGGACTTGTTCTTTCTAGAAGAGGGTCCCTCAGATGCCTTTGAGATGGACATAGTAGCCCCAGAGCATGGCTTG GACAGCATGCCTGTGGTGGACCAGCAGCTGCTCTATACCTGCTGCCCCTACATCG GAGAGCTCCGGAAACTGCTTGCTTTGTGGGTGTCAGGCAGCAGTGGACGGAGTGGGGGCTTCGTGAGGAAAatcacccccaccaccaccaccaccagcagcctGGGAGCCCAGCCTCCCCAGACCAGCCAGGGGCTGCAG gcACAGCTCGCCCAGGCCTTTTTCCACAACCAGCCACCCTCCCTGCGCCGGACTGTAGAGTTTGTGGCAGAGAGAATTGGATCGAACTGTGTCAAACATATCAA GGCTACACTGGTGGCAGATCTGGTGCGCCAGGTAGAGTCACTTCTCCAAGAGCAGCTggtgacacagggagaggaagggggagacCCAGCCCAGCTGTTGGAGATCTTGTATTCCCGGCTGTGTCCCCACGGGGCCCAGGCATTGGCCCTAGGACGGGA GTTCTGTCAAAGGAAGAGCCCTGGGGCTGTGCGGGCGCTGCTTCCAGAGGAGACTCCAGCAGCA GTTCTGAGCAGTGCAGAGAACATTGCTGTGGGGCTTGCAACAGAGAAAGCTTGTGCTTGGCTGTCAGCCAACATCACAG CACTGATCAGGAGGGAGGTGAAAGCAGCAGTGAGTCGCACACTTCGAGCCCAGGGTCCTGAACCTGCTGCCCGGGGGGAGCGGAGGGGCTGCTCCCGCGCCTGTGAGCACcatgctcccctcccctcccacctcatcTCCGAGATAAAA GACGTGCTCTCCTTGGCTGTGGGACCAAGGGACTCTGACGAGGGAGTCTCCCCAGAGCATCTGGAACAGCTCGTATGCCAGCTGGGCCAGACGCTGCAGTGCCGCCAG TTCCTGTGCCCACCTGCTGAACAGCATCTGGCAAAGTGCTCTGTGGAGTTAGCTTCCTTCCTTG TTGCAGATCAGATTCCCATCCTAGggcccccagcacagcacaggctGGAGAGAGGGCAGGCTCGAAGGCTTCTGCACATGCTGCTTTCCTTGTGGAAGGAACACTTTCAGGGGCCGGTTCCATTGCAGCTGCTGCTGAGCCCAAGAAATGTGGGGCTTCTGGCAGATACAAGACCGAGGGAG TGGGACTTACTGCTATTCTTGCTCCGGGAGCTGGTGGAGAAGGGTCTAATGGGACGGATGGAGATAGAGGCCTGCCTGGGCAGCCTCCACCAGGCCCAGTGGCCAAGG GACTTTGCTGAAGAATTAGCAACACTGTCTAACCTGCTTCTAGCTGAGCCCCACCTGCCAGAACCCCAGCTCAGAGCTTGTGAGTTGGTGCAGTCAAACCGGGGCACTGTGCTGGCCCAGAGCTAG
- the CDAN1 gene encoding codanin-1 isoform X5, producing the protein MAAVLESLLREEVSVAAVVRWIARSTQGSKRSSCCGGGGEMFEDRNLRKTCGYSAGRSLLAGSTQLRSKQLQQSPTPTCPTPELGSPLLNWTGGLTDELADPARVSSRQRLELVALVYSSCIAENLVPNLFLELFFVFQLLTARRMVTAKDNDFELSPGALDSLESPLFQSIHDCVFFAVQVLECHFQVLSNLDKGTLKLLAENERLLCFSPALQGRLRAAYEGSVAKVSLVMPPSAQAVSFQPETDNRANFSSDRAFHTFKKQRDVFYEVLREWEDHHEEAGWDFEKGLGSRIRAMMGQLSAACSHSHFVRLFQKQLLQMCQSPGGAGGTVLGEAPDVLSMLGADKLGRLWRLQERLVTPQSSGGPCPPPTFPGCQGFFRDFILSASSFQFNQHLMDSLSLKIRELNGLTLPQHEPSDEDGESDVDWQGERRQFAVVLLSLRLLAKFLGFVAFLPYRGPEPPPTGELQDSILALRSQVPPVLDVRTLLQRGLQARRAVLTVPWLVEFLSFADHVVPLLDYYQGIFTLLLRLHRSLVLSQENERKMCFLNKLLLLAVLGWLFQIPTVPEDLFFLEEGPSDAFEMDIVAPEHGLDSMPVVDQQLLYTCCPYIGELRKLLALWVSGSSGRSGGFVRKITPTTTTTSSLGAQPPQTSQGLQAQLAQAFFHNQPPSLRRTVEFVAERIGSNCVKHIKATLVADLVRQVESLLQEQLVTQGEEGGDPAQLLEILYSRLCPHGAQALALGREFCQRKSPGAVRALLPEETPAAVLSSAENIAVGLATEKACAWLSANITALIRREVKAAVSRTLRAQGPEPAARGERRGCSRACEHHAPLPSHLISEIKDVLSLAVGPRDSDEGVSPEHLEQLVCQLGQTLQCRQVRGGICHLRAAFLCPCVRPDNQSHAGSGPILAAVIMVMPMVSIFPPQFLCPPAEQHLAKCSVELASFLVADQIPILGPPAQHRLERGQARRLLHMLLSLWKEHFQGPVPLQLLLSPRNVGLLADTRPREWDLLLFLLRELVEKGLMGRMEIEACLGSLHQAQWPRDFAEELATLSNLLLAEPHLPEPQLRACELVQSNRGTVLAQS; encoded by the exons ATGGCGGCGGTTTTGGAGTCGCTGCTGCGAGAAGAGGTGTCGGTCGCAGCCGTCGTGCGGTGGATCGCACGCAGCACCCAGGGTTCGAAG agaTCTAGCTGTTGCGGTGGTGGAGGGGAGATGTTTGAAGATAGGAATTTGAGAAAAACCTGTGGCTACTCAGCAGGACGAAGCCTTCTCGCAGGATCAACCCAACTCCG CTCTAAGCAGCTGCAGCAGTCACCTACCCCAACCTGTCCTACCCCAGAATTGGGGTCGCCCCTCCTCAACTGGACAGGAGGCCTCACAGATGAACTTGCGGACCCTGCCAGAGTGTCTTCCCGCCAGCGCCTGGAGCTGGTAGCCCTTGTTTACTCCTCGTGCATTGCGG AGAACCTCGTACCAAACCTCTTCTTGGAGCTTTTCTTCGTCTTTCAGCTCCTCACTGCCCGGAGGATGGTGACTGCCAAGGACAATGACTTTGAACTAAGTCCTGGTGCCCTAG ATTCCCTGGAAAGTCCGCTGTTCCAAAGCATCCATGATTGTGTCTTCTTTGCAGTGCAGGTTTTGGAGTGTCACTTTCA GGTTCTTTCCAATCTGGACAAAGGGACATTGAAGCTGCTGGCTGAGAATGAGCGGCTGTTGTGCTTCTCACCAGCTCTGCAAGGCCGCCTTCGAGCTGCCTATGAGGGCAGTGTTGCCAAG GTCTCTCTGGTGATGCCACCCTCTGCTCAGGCTGTCTCCTTTCAGCCAGAGACTGACAATCGTGCCAACTTCTCCAGTGACCGAGcctttcatacttttaaaaaacagag GGATGTGTTTTATGAGGTGCTGCGAGAGTGGGAAGATCACCATGAGGAGGCTGGCTGGGATTTTGAGAAGGGCTTGGGCAGCAGAATCAG AGCCATGATGggtcagctctctgcagcctgcaGTCACAGCCACTTTGTTCGACTTTTCCAAAAACAACTACTCCAG ATGTGTCAGAGCCCTGGCGGTGCTGGGGGCACTGTCTTGGGCGAGGCCCCAGATGTCTTGAGTATGCTGGGAGCTGACAAGCTGGGGCGGTTGTGGCGCCTACAGGAACGGCTTGTGACCCCTCAGAGCAGTGGGGGGCCCTGCCCACCCCCGACCTTCCCAGGCTGTCAAGGCTTCTTCAGGGACTTCATTCTTAGTGCCAGCAG CTTCCAGTTTAACCAGCATCTCATGGACAGTCTGAGCTTGAAGATCCGGGAGCTCAATGGCCTCACCCTGCCCCAGCATGAGCCCAGTGATGAAGATGGGGAGTCAGATGTAGACTGGCAG GGTGAACGGAGGCAATTTGCTGTGGTGCTTCTTAGCCTGAGGCTTTTGGCCAAATTCCTGGGCTTTGTAGCTTTCCTGCCATACCGGGGGCCTGAACCTCCCCCGACTGGTGAGCTTCAGGACTCCATTCTGGCCCTCAGGAGCCAG GTCCCTCCGGTCCTGGATGTACGGACTCTGCTGCAGCGAGGGCTGCAGGCCCGCCGGGCGGTGCTCACTGTGCCCTGGCTGGtggagttcctgtcctttgctgACCATGTTGTTCCCTTGCTGGACTATTATCAGGGCATCTTCACTCTCCTGCTGCGCCTGCACCG GAGCTTGGTGTTGTCGCAGGAGAATGAGAGGAAGATGTGTTTTCTGAACAAGCTGCTGCTGCTTGCTGTCCTGGGCTGGCTTTTCCAG ATTCCCACAGTCCCCGAGGACTTGTTCTTTCTAGAAGAGGGTCCCTCAGATGCCTTTGAGATGGACATAGTAGCCCCAGAGCATGGCTTG GACAGCATGCCTGTGGTGGACCAGCAGCTGCTCTATACCTGCTGCCCCTACATCG GAGAGCTCCGGAAACTGCTTGCTTTGTGGGTGTCAGGCAGCAGTGGACGGAGTGGGGGCTTCGTGAGGAAAatcacccccaccaccaccaccaccagcagcctGGGAGCCCAGCCTCCCCAGACCAGCCAGGGGCTGCAG gcACAGCTCGCCCAGGCCTTTTTCCACAACCAGCCACCCTCCCTGCGCCGGACTGTAGAGTTTGTGGCAGAGAGAATTGGATCGAACTGTGTCAAACATATCAA GGCTACACTGGTGGCAGATCTGGTGCGCCAGGTAGAGTCACTTCTCCAAGAGCAGCTggtgacacagggagaggaagggggagacCCAGCCCAGCTGTTGGAGATCTTGTATTCCCGGCTGTGTCCCCACGGGGCCCAGGCATTGGCCCTAGGACGGGA GTTCTGTCAAAGGAAGAGCCCTGGGGCTGTGCGGGCGCTGCTTCCAGAGGAGACTCCAGCAGCA GTTCTGAGCAGTGCAGAGAACATTGCTGTGGGGCTTGCAACAGAGAAAGCTTGTGCTTGGCTGTCAGCCAACATCACAG CACTGATCAGGAGGGAGGTGAAAGCAGCAGTGAGTCGCACACTTCGAGCCCAGGGTCCTGAACCTGCTGCCCGGGGGGAGCGGAGGGGCTGCTCCCGCGCCTGTGAGCACcatgctcccctcccctcccacctcatcTCCGAGATAAAA GACGTGCTCTCCTTGGCTGTGGGACCAAGGGACTCTGACGAGGGAGTCTCCCCAGAGCATCTGGAACAGCTCGTATGCCAGCTGGGCCAGACGCTGCAGTGCCGCCAGGTGAGAGGTGGCATTTGCCACCTGAGGGCCGCCTTTCTCTGTCCTTGTGTGAGACCTGATAACCAGAGCCACGCTGGCTCAGGTCCAATTCTCGCAGCAGTAATTATGGTGATGCCTATGGTCTCCATTTTCCCCCCGCAGTTCCTGTGCCCACCTGCTGAACAGCATCTGGCAAAGTGCTCTGTGGAGTTAGCTTCCTTCCTTG TTGCAGATCAGATTCCCATCCTAGggcccccagcacagcacaggctGGAGAGAGGGCAGGCTCGAAGGCTTCTGCACATGCTGCTTTCCTTGTGGAAGGAACACTTTCAGGGGCCGGTTCCATTGCAGCTGCTGCTGAGCCCAAGAAATGTGGGGCTTCTGGCAGATACAAGACCGAGGGAG TGGGACTTACTGCTATTCTTGCTCCGGGAGCTGGTGGAGAAGGGTCTAATGGGACGGATGGAGATAGAGGCCTGCCTGGGCAGCCTCCACCAGGCCCAGTGGCCAAGG GACTTTGCTGAAGAATTAGCAACACTGTCTAACCTGCTTCTAGCTGAGCCCCACCTGCCAGAACCCCAGCTCAGAGCTTGTGAGTTGGTGCAGTCAAACCGGGGCACTGTGCTGGCCCAGAGCTAG
- the CDAN1 gene encoding codanin-1 isoform X4, producing the protein MAAVLESLLREEVSVAAVVRWIARSTQGSKDNPGEAAALSSLRPLRKEFVPFLLNFLREQSSRVLPQGPPTPAKASGASAALPGRPGGPPRGSRGARSQLFPPTEALSTAAESPVARRGGRRRVPGPARERGGRSLEEGVSVESLPGAGSRRLRGSGSPSRPSLTLSDPPNLSNLEEFPPVGSVPPGPTGTKPSRRINPTPVSEERSLSKPKTCFTSPPISCVPSSQPSALDTRPWGLGLPPGCRSLQEEREMLRKERSKQLQQSPTPTCPTPELGSPLLNWTGGLTDELADPARVSSRQRLELVALVYSSCIAENLVPNLFLELFFVFQLLTARRMVTAKDNDFELSPGALDSLESPLFQSIHDCVFFAVQVLECHFQVLSNLDKGTLKLLAENERLLCFSPALQGRLRAAYEGSVAKVSLVMPPSAQAVSFQPETDNRANFSSDRAFHTFKKQRDVFYEVLREWEDHHEEAGWDFEKGLGSRIRAMMGQLSAACSHSHFVRLFQKQLLQMCQSPGGAGGTVLGEAPDVLSMLGADKLGRLWRLQERLVTPQSSGGPCPPPTFPGCQGFFRDFILSASSFQFNQHLMDSLSLKIRELNGLTLPQHEPSDEDGESDVDWQGERRQFAVVLLSLRLLAKFLGFVAFLPYRGPEPPPTGELQDSILALRSQVPPVLDVRTLLQRGLQARRAVLTVPWLVEFLSFADHVVPLLDYYQGIFTLLLRLHRSLVLSQENERKMCFLNKLLLLAVLGWLFQIPTVPEDLFFLEEGPSDAFEMDIVAPEHGLDSMPVVDQQLLYTCCPYIGELRKLLALWVSGSSGRSGGFVRKITPTTTTTSSLGAQPPQTSQGLQAQLAQAFFHNQPPSLRRTVEFVAERIGSNCVKHIKATLVADLVRQVESLLQEQLVTQGEEGGDPAQLLEILYSRLCPHGAQALALGREFCQRKSPGAVRALLPEETPAAVLSSAENIAVGLATEKACAWLSANITALIRREVKAAVSRTLRAQGPEPAARGERRGCSRACEHHAPLPSHLISEIKDVLSLAVGPRDSDEGVSPEHLEQLVCQLGQTLQCRQFLCPPAEQHLAKCSVELASFLVADQIPILGPPAQHRLERGQARRLLHMLLSLWKEHFQGPVPLQLLLSPRNVGLLADTRPREWDLLLFLLRELVEKGLMGRMEIEACLGSLHQAQWPRDFAEELATLSNLLLAEPHLPEPQLRACELVQSNRGTVLAQS; encoded by the exons ATGGCGGCGGTTTTGGAGTCGCTGCTGCGAGAAGAGGTGTCGGTCGCAGCCGTCGTGCGGTGGATCGCACGCAGCACCCAGGGTTCGAAG GATAACCCCGGGGAGGCGGCCGCACTGAGCTCACTCCGGCCCCTGCGGAAAGAATTCGTACCGTTCCTGTTGAATTTCCTGAGGGAGCAGAGCAGCCGCGTCCTCCCGCAGGGGCCTCCGACCCCCGCCAAGGCCTCGGGCGCCTCGGCAGCCTTGCCAGGGAGGCCGGGAGGCCCGCCGCGGGGCAGCCGCGGGGCGCGCAGCCAGCTTTTCCCTCCGACCGAGGCCTTGAGCACCGCCGCCGAGTCCCCTGTGGCCCGCCGCGGGGGCAGGAGGCGGGTCCCGGGGCCGGCCCGGGAGCGTGGAGGCCGCAGCCTGGAGGAGGGGGTCAGCGTGGAGAGCCTGCCCGGAGCCGGGAGCCGGAGGCTTAGAGGCTCTGGCAGCCCCAGCCGCCCCAGCCTCACGCTCTCTGATCCACCAAACCTCAGCAACCTGGAGGAGTTCCCTCCAGTAGGCTCCGTTCCCCCTGGCCCTACAGG GACGAAGCCTTCTCGCAGGATCAACCCAACTCCGGTGAGCGAAGAGCGGTCACTCTCCAAGCCCAAGACCTGCTTCACCTCACCCCCAATCAGCTGTGTCCCCAGTTCCCAACCCTCAGCCCTGGACACTCGCCCTTGGGGCCTTGGCCTTCCCCCAGGGTGCAGAAGTCTGCAAGAGGAGCGGGAGATGCTCAGGAAGGAGCG CTCTAAGCAGCTGCAGCAGTCACCTACCCCAACCTGTCCTACCCCAGAATTGGGGTCGCCCCTCCTCAACTGGACAGGAGGCCTCACAGATGAACTTGCGGACCCTGCCAGAGTGTCTTCCCGCCAGCGCCTGGAGCTGGTAGCCCTTGTTTACTCCTCGTGCATTGCGG AGAACCTCGTACCAAACCTCTTCTTGGAGCTTTTCTTCGTCTTTCAGCTCCTCACTGCCCGGAGGATGGTGACTGCCAAGGACAATGACTTTGAACTAAGTCCTGGTGCCCTAG ATTCCCTGGAAAGTCCGCTGTTCCAAAGCATCCATGATTGTGTCTTCTTTGCAGTGCAGGTTTTGGAGTGTCACTTTCA GGTTCTTTCCAATCTGGACAAAGGGACATTGAAGCTGCTGGCTGAGAATGAGCGGCTGTTGTGCTTCTCACCAGCTCTGCAAGGCCGCCTTCGAGCTGCCTATGAGGGCAGTGTTGCCAAG GTCTCTCTGGTGATGCCACCCTCTGCTCAGGCTGTCTCCTTTCAGCCAGAGACTGACAATCGTGCCAACTTCTCCAGTGACCGAGcctttcatacttttaaaaaacagag GGATGTGTTTTATGAGGTGCTGCGAGAGTGGGAAGATCACCATGAGGAGGCTGGCTGGGATTTTGAGAAGGGCTTGGGCAGCAGAATCAG AGCCATGATGggtcagctctctgcagcctgcaGTCACAGCCACTTTGTTCGACTTTTCCAAAAACAACTACTCCAG ATGTGTCAGAGCCCTGGCGGTGCTGGGGGCACTGTCTTGGGCGAGGCCCCAGATGTCTTGAGTATGCTGGGAGCTGACAAGCTGGGGCGGTTGTGGCGCCTACAGGAACGGCTTGTGACCCCTCAGAGCAGTGGGGGGCCCTGCCCACCCCCGACCTTCCCAGGCTGTCAAGGCTTCTTCAGGGACTTCATTCTTAGTGCCAGCAG CTTCCAGTTTAACCAGCATCTCATGGACAGTCTGAGCTTGAAGATCCGGGAGCTCAATGGCCTCACCCTGCCCCAGCATGAGCCCAGTGATGAAGATGGGGAGTCAGATGTAGACTGGCAG GGTGAACGGAGGCAATTTGCTGTGGTGCTTCTTAGCCTGAGGCTTTTGGCCAAATTCCTGGGCTTTGTAGCTTTCCTGCCATACCGGGGGCCTGAACCTCCCCCGACTGGTGAGCTTCAGGACTCCATTCTGGCCCTCAGGAGCCAG GTCCCTCCGGTCCTGGATGTACGGACTCTGCTGCAGCGAGGGCTGCAGGCCCGCCGGGCGGTGCTCACTGTGCCCTGGCTGGtggagttcctgtcctttgctgACCATGTTGTTCCCTTGCTGGACTATTATCAGGGCATCTTCACTCTCCTGCTGCGCCTGCACCG GAGCTTGGTGTTGTCGCAGGAGAATGAGAGGAAGATGTGTTTTCTGAACAAGCTGCTGCTGCTTGCTGTCCTGGGCTGGCTTTTCCAG ATTCCCACAGTCCCCGAGGACTTGTTCTTTCTAGAAGAGGGTCCCTCAGATGCCTTTGAGATGGACATAGTAGCCCCAGAGCATGGCTTG GACAGCATGCCTGTGGTGGACCAGCAGCTGCTCTATACCTGCTGCCCCTACATCG GAGAGCTCCGGAAACTGCTTGCTTTGTGGGTGTCAGGCAGCAGTGGACGGAGTGGGGGCTTCGTGAGGAAAatcacccccaccaccaccaccaccagcagcctGGGAGCCCAGCCTCCCCAGACCAGCCAGGGGCTGCAG gcACAGCTCGCCCAGGCCTTTTTCCACAACCAGCCACCCTCCCTGCGCCGGACTGTAGAGTTTGTGGCAGAGAGAATTGGATCGAACTGTGTCAAACATATCAA GGCTACACTGGTGGCAGATCTGGTGCGCCAGGTAGAGTCACTTCTCCAAGAGCAGCTggtgacacagggagaggaagggggagacCCAGCCCAGCTGTTGGAGATCTTGTATTCCCGGCTGTGTCCCCACGGGGCCCAGGCATTGGCCCTAGGACGGGA GTTCTGTCAAAGGAAGAGCCCTGGGGCTGTGCGGGCGCTGCTTCCAGAGGAGACTCCAGCAGCA GTTCTGAGCAGTGCAGAGAACATTGCTGTGGGGCTTGCAACAGAGAAAGCTTGTGCTTGGCTGTCAGCCAACATCACAG CACTGATCAGGAGGGAGGTGAAAGCAGCAGTGAGTCGCACACTTCGAGCCCAGGGTCCTGAACCTGCTGCCCGGGGGGAGCGGAGGGGCTGCTCCCGCGCCTGTGAGCACcatgctcccctcccctcccacctcatcTCCGAGATAAAA GACGTGCTCTCCTTGGCTGTGGGACCAAGGGACTCTGACGAGGGAGTCTCCCCAGAGCATCTGGAACAGCTCGTATGCCAGCTGGGCCAGACGCTGCAGTGCCGCCAG TTCCTGTGCCCACCTGCTGAACAGCATCTGGCAAAGTGCTCTGTGGAGTTAGCTTCCTTCCTTG TTGCAGATCAGATTCCCATCCTAGggcccccagcacagcacaggctGGAGAGAGGGCAGGCTCGAAGGCTTCTGCACATGCTGCTTTCCTTGTGGAAGGAACACTTTCAGGGGCCGGTTCCATTGCAGCTGCTGCTGAGCCCAAGAAATGTGGGGCTTCTGGCAGATACAAGACCGAGGGAG TGGGACTTACTGCTATTCTTGCTCCGGGAGCTGGTGGAGAAGGGTCTAATGGGACGGATGGAGATAGAGGCCTGCCTGGGCAGCCTCCACCAGGCCCAGTGGCCAAGG GACTTTGCTGAAGAATTAGCAACACTGTCTAACCTGCTTCTAGCTGAGCCCCACCTGCCAGAACCCCAGCTCAGAGCTTGTGAGTTGGTGCAGTCAAACCGGGGCACTGTGCTGGCCCAGAGCTAG